In Aegilops tauschii subsp. strangulata cultivar AL8/78 chromosome 3, Aet v6.0, whole genome shotgun sequence, one genomic interval encodes:
- the LOC109756362 gene encoding uncharacterized protein yields MPQVDLESLVCGGAGAGAGDRKVSCETVIAGGDSGDASPPRRVPPPPDHDFPPESITIRIGDDAAFSELNPIYERDDSTKGSTNPKSSAAAGGACNPVPLKARSNSARVAGGPAAATATFFGLPARIRPAFTRRQPSQGRILPDKRSGGTGEEPRSPKVSCIGKVLSDRERCGRRRQRRWWRGVAAVFRCGGGCASRGVGGGAGKKMALEESEYDEEEKEASVAAMRKFKSGRRAATWGEEALAAAAAEAFSGERAGDEEKKHESHETEHWARLPVS; encoded by the coding sequence ATGCCGCAGGTCGACCTGGAGAGCCTGGtgtgcggcggcgcgggcgcgggcgccggGGACAGGAAGGTGTCGTGCGAGACGGTCATCGCGGGCGGGGACAGCGGGGACGCCTCGCCCCCGCGgcgcgtgccgccgccgccggaccaCGACTTCCCGCCGGAGTCGATAACCATCCGCATCGGCGACGACGCGGCCTTCTCGGAGCTGAACCCGATATACGAGCGGGACGACTCCACCAAGGGCAGCACCAACCCCaagtcgtcggcggcggcgggcggcgcctgcAACCCCGTCCCGCTCAAGGCGCGCTCCAACTCCGCGCGCGTCGCGGGCGGCCCTGCCGCGGCCACCGCCACCTTCTTCGGCCTCCCGGCCAGGATCCGGCCGGCCTTCACCCGGCGCCAGCCGTCGCAGGGCCGGATCTTGCCCGACAAGCGCTCTGGCGGCACCGGCGAGGAGCCACGGTCGCCCAAGGTGTCCTGCATTGGGAAGGTGCTGTCCGACCGGGagaggtgcgggcggcggcgccagCGCAGGTGGTGGCGCGGGGTGGCGGCCGTGTTCCGGTGCGGCGGCGGCTGCGCCTCccgaggcgtcggcggcggcgcgggcaagAAGATGGCGCTGGAGGAGAGCGAATacgacgaggaggagaaggaggcgaGCGTCGCGGCAATGCGGAAGTTCAAGTCCGGGAGGAGAGCCGCCACGTGGGGAGAGGAGGCgctggcagcggcggcggcggaggcctTCTCCGGCGAGCGGGCGGGGGATGAGGAGAAGAAGCACGAGAGCCACGAGACCGAGCACTGGGCCCGACTGCCGGTAAGTTAG
- the LOC109756391 gene encoding uncharacterized protein, which produces MATPGDGEDAPPPPPVDAAGAGGSLIAKVREQWRSTKEHAETYPYVWGSYILVYGGLGAYITWRWCKLRRTEDRVRALQARLRQLAAAEESQAASTPPTPSPPLPPPPTGPGKPASAP; this is translated from the coding sequence ATGGCGACTCCCGGGGATGGCGaggacgcgccgccgccgccgccggtggaCGCGGCGGGGGCTGGAGGCAGCTTGATCGCGAAGGTGCGGGAGCAATGGAGGAGCACGAAAGAGCACGCGGAGACGTACCCGTACGTGTGGGGCTCCTACATCCTCGTCTACGGCGGCCTCGGCGCGTACATCACCTGGCGATGGTGCAAGCTCCGCCGCACCGAGGACCGCGTCCGCGCCCTCCAGGCCCGCCTCCGCCAGCTCGCCGCGGCCGAGGAGTCGCAGGCCGCTTCCACTCCTCCTACCCCATctcctcccctgccgccgccgccgactgGGCCGGGCAAGCCCGCCTCCGCGCCGTGA